The Streptomyces sp. NBC_01353 genome contains a region encoding:
- a CDS encoding DUF4241 domain-containing protein — protein sequence MLQLVTYASGGAAMVVEVGYAQAWDLETRVPWRPISVEEARERDAAGLPYVMVYQAAGREAPLEVRLVSWRDHYVGLWVYDAQGRRTYDLDMRLLDDPTRLLRRYTVRWHYTGPEMAEFDEACPRITVELFPDGRGRREEKSQGKRGGSYITVPRVGDDERWTDRPAFGEWPLFSARSHRLTQPPVFEITEPAAAASDGSGLAPTTCWHPPRPAQPGPIGELFRPGVRVTDGYHPEMTTVEPRRIGTLRVPSGLLAVSGPDIDHKDGPHITVPVPPGEYVLEEAQARHTYHCEWERSEVTRTDTMAVRLLVSEAPAATWEMALRPDDDPRLFIENQISGFDTDGATGCFADAGAWEPLLALFEKGLIQGDPDLDPGVYEDISDSMYLLRTRDHVSGGELAAFATTGDGTYPVWVGRSEAGEVVGVAVLVEGMPELLPEGGATAGA from the coding sequence ATGTTACAGCTCGTTACGTACGCGAGCGGGGGAGCGGCAATGGTGGTCGAGGTGGGGTACGCGCAGGCCTGGGATCTGGAGACTCGCGTCCCCTGGCGGCCGATATCCGTGGAAGAGGCCCGAGAGCGGGATGCCGCCGGGCTTCCGTACGTGATGGTGTACCAGGCGGCGGGCCGGGAGGCTCCGCTGGAGGTTCGGCTCGTCTCCTGGCGGGATCACTACGTCGGGCTGTGGGTCTACGACGCGCAGGGCCGCCGTACCTACGACCTGGACATGCGGCTGCTGGACGACCCGACGCGGCTGCTGCGCCGGTACACCGTCCGCTGGCACTACACCGGCCCGGAGATGGCGGAGTTCGACGAAGCGTGCCCGCGCATCACCGTGGAGCTCTTCCCGGACGGAAGGGGCCGGCGAGAGGAAAAGTCCCAGGGTAAGCGCGGGGGCTCCTACATCACCGTGCCCAGGGTCGGCGATGACGAGCGCTGGACGGACCGGCCTGCCTTCGGAGAATGGCCGCTGTTCTCCGCCCGGTCGCACAGGCTGACGCAGCCGCCGGTCTTCGAGATCACCGAGCCGGCCGCGGCGGCCTCCGACGGCAGCGGGCTCGCGCCCACCACCTGCTGGCATCCACCCCGCCCCGCGCAGCCCGGACCGATCGGTGAGCTGTTCCGGCCCGGGGTGCGCGTGACCGACGGATACCACCCCGAGATGACGACCGTGGAGCCACGCCGCATCGGCACCCTGCGCGTACCCAGCGGGCTGCTCGCCGTCTCCGGCCCGGACATCGACCACAAAGACGGCCCGCACATCACGGTCCCCGTCCCGCCCGGGGAGTACGTACTGGAGGAGGCGCAGGCCAGACACACCTACCACTGCGAGTGGGAGAGGAGCGAGGTCACGCGCACCGACACCATGGCCGTCCGCCTGCTCGTCAGCGAGGCCCCCGCCGCGACCTGGGAGATGGCGCTCAGACCCGACGACGACCCCCGGCTGTTCATCGAGAACCAGATCTCCGGCTTCGACACCGACGGCGCCACCGGCTGCTTCGCCGATGCCGGAGCCTGGGAACCCCTCCTCGCGCTCTTCGAGAAAGGGCTGATCCAGGGAGACCCGGACCTGGACCCGGGCGTCTACGAGGACATCAGCGACTCCATGTACCTGCTGCGTACCCGGGACCATGTCTCCGGCGGCGAACTGGCGGCCTTCGCGACGACAGGGGACGGCACCTATCCCGTCTGGGTCGGCCGTTCCGAGGCCGGCGAAGTGGTCGGGGTCGCAGTGCTGGTAGAGGGGATGCCCGAACTGCTCCCAGAAGGCGGAGCCACCGCCGGTGCCTGA
- a CDS encoding SMI1/KNR4 family protein, whose amino-acid sequence MTDAHGQPPAEATLDFLRSAFPPEWREPALGHEAVVEWEQENRVVLPEPYRTFIAEISNGSSLGPAGDGGLQPLGWLPDTWPDLGPRQPGEPFPLESAWPWEDDESADAEDPRIDAAFNKGSVVLGSEDGQSFWLLLTTGHRRGEVWMIADVGAIPAPGDQAWGFEEWVRRWHTGNEWWD is encoded by the coding sequence GTGACAGACGCACATGGTCAGCCTCCCGCCGAAGCCACTCTCGACTTCCTGCGCTCCGCGTTTCCGCCGGAATGGCGCGAGCCCGCGCTCGGACATGAAGCCGTCGTGGAGTGGGAGCAGGAGAACAGGGTGGTCCTGCCGGAGCCGTACAGGACCTTCATCGCGGAGATCAGCAACGGGTCCAGCCTGGGACCCGCTGGCGACGGTGGTCTCCAGCCGCTCGGTTGGCTGCCCGACACGTGGCCGGACCTCGGCCCCCGACAGCCGGGAGAACCATTCCCTCTGGAGTCGGCCTGGCCCTGGGAGGACGATGAGAGTGCCGACGCCGAGGACCCACGGATCGACGCCGCATTCAACAAGGGGTCCGTCGTTCTCGGGTCCGAAGACGGGCAGTCGTTCTGGCTCCTGCTGACCACCGGCCACCGCCGCGGCGAGGTGTGGATGATCGCCGACGTCGGGGCCATCCCGGCGCCTGGCGACCAGGCATGGGGCTTCGAGGAGTGGGTGCGGAGATGGCACACCGGCAACGAGTGGTGGGATTGA
- a CDS encoding helix-turn-helix domain-containing protein: protein MPTDDLPETFHVTTDEQLRAVSNLTRHRIMAVLRFEPATITQIAERVGLAKGSSSYHVRLLERAGLVKVVRTRKVRGVTERYYAMAARAIALPDPGEGGPDVLMRHAVADLEASPVDERQVRMAHLRLTEEQFAQLGARLQALADEYRELSDPSLPDASLVFALFHPAPREQAEGGAK, encoded by the coding sequence ATGCCTACCGATGATCTTCCCGAGACGTTTCACGTCACCACTGACGAGCAGTTGCGCGCCGTCTCCAATCTCACGCGTCACCGGATCATGGCCGTGCTCCGCTTCGAGCCCGCGACGATCACGCAGATCGCCGAGCGGGTGGGCCTTGCGAAGGGGAGTTCCAGCTATCACGTACGGCTGCTGGAGCGGGCCGGCCTGGTGAAGGTGGTACGGACGCGGAAGGTGCGGGGGGTCACCGAGCGGTACTACGCGATGGCCGCGCGGGCGATCGCGCTGCCGGATCCGGGCGAGGGAGGGCCGGATGTGCTGATGCGCCATGCGGTGGCGGATCTGGAGGCGTCGCCGGTGGATGAGCGGCAGGTACGGATGGCCCATCTGCGGCTCACCGAGGAGCAGTTCGCGCAGCTGGGGGCGCGGCTGCAGGCACTGGCGGACGAGTACCGGGAGCTGTCCGATCCGTCGCTGCCGGACGCGTCACTCGTCTTCGCACTGTTCCACCCGGCACCGCGCGAGCAGGCCGAGGGGGGCGCCAAGTGA
- a CDS encoding MFS transporter produces MTSDVRKLPTGFGRLWTAQTVSSLGDGVSHAALPLLALTLTREPMALAVVTAAGTLPWLLFGVLGGALVDRWDRRRTMWVMDAARAVLLAIPAAAAALDVLSIPLLATVAFLLGLGGLFFDTAATAYLPDLVGRDPALLERANSRLRGTQTAASGFAGPPAGSALLALGRAVPLLADAVSFALSALLVRTLPAMPRPVPEVREALLRQARAGASYVFRDRLLLGLALRPAVGNVAFLAVETVLALFAHDRLGIDTYGFGLLLTAEATGGLLGAGIASYLGRRLGTGTALTCTAAIEGLAILGLAVAPNPYVAGLALAVCGAGMGATMVLGPSLRQAIVPAHLMGRVASTSRMLAMCAAPIGAFLGGWLATTYDVRTPLYAAAVLLLAMTAITASMTSNRRVEAALRAAALASGPDHPASKDPAQESAPDLL; encoded by the coding sequence GTGACCTCAGACGTTCGGAAGTTGCCGACCGGGTTCGGACGGCTGTGGACTGCGCAGACGGTGTCCTCGCTCGGTGACGGGGTGTCGCATGCCGCGCTGCCGCTGCTCGCGTTGACGTTGACGCGGGAGCCGATGGCGCTCGCCGTCGTCACGGCCGCCGGAACGCTGCCGTGGCTGCTCTTCGGGGTGCTCGGCGGTGCGCTGGTGGACCGCTGGGACCGCCGGCGCACGATGTGGGTCATGGACGCGGCGCGTGCGGTGCTGCTCGCGATACCGGCGGCAGCGGCCGCGCTCGACGTGCTGAGCATTCCACTGCTCGCGACCGTCGCCTTCCTCCTCGGCCTCGGCGGACTCTTCTTCGACACGGCCGCCACGGCCTATCTGCCGGATCTAGTCGGCCGTGACCCCGCGCTCCTGGAGCGCGCCAACTCCCGCCTGCGCGGCACCCAGACCGCCGCGTCCGGCTTCGCCGGACCGCCTGCGGGCAGTGCGCTGCTCGCGCTCGGGCGGGCAGTTCCGCTGCTCGCCGACGCGGTCTCGTTCGCGCTCTCCGCACTGCTCGTGCGTACGCTGCCCGCCATGCCCCGGCCCGTGCCGGAGGTCCGCGAGGCGCTGCTTCGGCAGGCGCGGGCCGGGGCCTCGTACGTCTTCCGGGACCGGCTGCTGCTCGGGCTCGCGCTCCGCCCGGCGGTCGGGAACGTCGCCTTCCTCGCCGTGGAGACCGTCCTCGCCCTCTTCGCGCACGACCGCCTCGGCATCGACACCTACGGCTTCGGCCTGCTCCTCACGGCGGAGGCCACCGGCGGTCTGCTCGGGGCAGGCATCGCCTCCTACCTTGGCCGACGACTCGGCACCGGCACCGCACTGACCTGCACGGCCGCAATCGAAGGGCTTGCCATCCTGGGCCTTGCCGTGGCCCCGAACCCCTACGTCGCCGGCCTCGCGCTCGCCGTCTGCGGGGCCGGCATGGGCGCCACGATGGTGCTCGGGCCCTCCCTCCGGCAGGCGATCGTCCCCGCCCACCTGATGGGCCGGGTCGCCTCCACCTCCCGCATGCTCGCCATGTGCGCCGCCCCCATCGGGGCCTTCCTCGGCGGCTGGCTGGCCACCACCTACGACGTACGCACCCCGCTCTACGCCGCCGCCGTCCTCCTCCTGGCGATGACGGCCATCACGGCATCCATGACCAGCAACCGCCGGGTCGAAGCGGCGCTGCGTGCCGCCGCCCTGGCCAGCGGTCCAGATCACCCGGCATCCAAGGATCCCGCCCAGGAGAGTGCACCCGACTTGTTGTGA
- a CDS encoding NPP1 family protein: protein MLTNRHIRRSFVVVAALALVIGAPQTAFAAPPPALPSQAEAIELTFQPAYDYDTDGCYPTPAIGASGGLNGGLKPTGALNGSCRDASDLDNTNGYSRWTCNNGWCAVIYALYFEKDQAVPGISLGGHRHDWEHVVVWIQGDEAKYVATSAHGDFNIHTRDQIRWDGTHPKIVYHKDGIGTHCFRAANTNDEPAENHRRAWQFPALVGWSGYPATFREKLSEADFGSAHFGLKDSAFASHLAEAKPAGIPFDPYLQAPIHTG, encoded by the coding sequence TTGCTGACGAATCGCCACATCCGGAGATCATTCGTTGTCGTCGCCGCCCTCGCGCTGGTCATCGGCGCACCCCAGACAGCCTTCGCCGCGCCACCACCAGCCCTGCCCTCCCAGGCCGAAGCGATCGAGCTGACCTTCCAGCCGGCCTATGACTACGACACCGACGGCTGCTACCCGACACCCGCAATAGGCGCGAGCGGAGGTCTGAACGGCGGACTCAAACCCACCGGCGCCCTCAACGGCAGCTGTCGGGACGCCTCGGACCTCGACAACACCAACGGTTACTCCCGCTGGACCTGCAACAACGGCTGGTGCGCCGTGATCTATGCGCTGTACTTCGAGAAGGACCAGGCCGTCCCCGGCATCAGTCTCGGCGGCCATCGCCACGACTGGGAGCACGTGGTGGTGTGGATCCAGGGCGACGAGGCCAAGTACGTCGCGACCTCCGCCCACGGCGACTTCAACATCCACACGCGCGACCAGATCCGCTGGGACGGCACCCACCCCAAGATCGTCTACCACAAGGACGGCATCGGCACGCACTGCTTCCGCGCGGCGAACACCAACGACGAACCGGCCGAGAACCACCGCCGCGCCTGGCAGTTCCCCGCGCTCGTCGGGTGGTCGGGCTACCCTGCGACATTCCGGGAGAAGCTCAGCGAGGCCGATTTCGGCAGCGCGCATTTCGGCCTGAAGGACAGTGCCTTCGCATCCCATCTTGCGGAAGCCAAGCCGGCGGGCATCCCCTTCGACCCGTACCTGCAGGCCCCCATCCACACCGGATGA
- a CDS encoding MFS transporter codes for MTEINESIGLAGELRPRSAPQRGALIGVGALLVILTNAIMFILPPLLPIIQAQYGLTTVSATMWIFTLLTLGGGAGYILLPRLADVSGDRNASVFASGCLTVGAMIPAVGDSYPALLIGSAIMGFGTAAQLLPLGFLRRNLAEEGITMAVRVLVIATGVGIVVGMIGGGLIVENLSLHTFFYILAAAFVATTIASFVLIPHSPPAESVGRIGVLGTVWMIAWVAAVLLTLTQGLVWGNAAVIPLIAGVVGGVLWVRVERRSSAAVFDVAMLKSPFVTAASLSVALFGAVNAAFLLLLSTYSQVIPAYLPPKDAYGLGRTALEAGWLMVPFAVMFVVGGKVVDRLVAKGRGASVLVMGALLTAAGLAWLALAHDRPWHYLVGAGVIGLGCSMGYAAGFSIAQMAVPDEKAGMAAGVVGTAMAIGIAFGSALITGVLSASVVPVPGTDIEVAEASLYGTSYWISVGLAALVVVIVLISRAGHGRRVPAVPPS; via the coding sequence ATGACCGAGATCAATGAATCGATCGGCCTGGCAGGGGAGTTGAGGCCGCGCAGTGCGCCGCAGAGAGGGGCACTCATCGGAGTCGGTGCGCTGCTCGTCATCCTGACCAACGCGATCATGTTCATCCTGCCACCGCTCCTGCCGATCATCCAGGCGCAGTACGGACTCACAACGGTGTCCGCCACCATGTGGATCTTCACTCTCCTCACGCTGGGAGGAGGCGCGGGCTACATCCTGCTTCCCCGACTCGCCGATGTGTCCGGCGATCGCAACGCGTCCGTGTTCGCCTCCGGGTGTCTCACCGTCGGCGCGATGATCCCCGCAGTGGGCGACTCGTACCCGGCTCTGCTCATCGGTTCCGCGATCATGGGCTTCGGTACCGCGGCCCAGCTGCTGCCTCTGGGCTTTCTGCGGCGGAACCTGGCGGAGGAGGGGATCACCATGGCGGTCCGCGTGCTGGTCATCGCCACAGGAGTTGGGATTGTCGTGGGCATGATCGGCGGCGGGCTCATTGTCGAGAACCTGTCCCTGCACACTTTCTTCTACATCCTCGCCGCGGCGTTCGTCGCGACGACGATCGCCTCGTTCGTGCTCATCCCTCACTCCCCGCCGGCAGAGTCCGTCGGTCGCATCGGCGTGCTCGGCACGGTGTGGATGATCGCGTGGGTCGCGGCGGTGCTGCTGACTCTGACGCAGGGGCTGGTGTGGGGCAACGCGGCCGTCATTCCGCTGATCGCCGGCGTCGTCGGCGGAGTCCTGTGGGTACGTGTCGAACGCAGGTCCTCGGCGGCGGTGTTCGACGTGGCGATGCTGAAGTCGCCCTTCGTCACCGCGGCGTCCCTGTCGGTGGCGTTGTTCGGCGCTGTGAATGCGGCGTTCCTGTTGCTGCTGAGCACGTACAGCCAGGTCATTCCCGCGTACCTCCCGCCGAAGGACGCATACGGTCTCGGACGCACCGCGCTGGAGGCGGGCTGGCTCATGGTGCCCTTCGCGGTGATGTTCGTGGTGGGTGGCAAGGTGGTCGATCGATTGGTCGCCAAGGGGCGTGGTGCTTCTGTGCTCGTGATGGGTGCGCTCCTCACCGCCGCGGGACTCGCCTGGCTTGCTCTGGCCCACGACCGCCCGTGGCACTATCTCGTGGGCGCCGGTGTGATCGGCCTCGGATGCAGCATGGGATATGCGGCTGGTTTCAGCATCGCCCAGATGGCAGTGCCCGATGAAAAGGCCGGGATGGCCGCGGGTGTGGTCGGCACTGCCATGGCGATCGGCATCGCCTTCGGATCGGCACTGATCACCGGCGTGCTGAGCGCCTCGGTCGTGCCCGTTCCCGGAACGGACATCGAGGTCGCCGAGGCAAGCCTCTACGGCACGAGCTACTGGATCTCAGTCGGCCTCGCCGCGCTGGTCGTGGTCATCGTGCTGATCTCGCGAGCGGGCCACGGCCGGCGCGTGCCCGCCGTGCCGCCCAGCTGA
- a CDS encoding hotdog fold domain-containing protein yields MKVVHRRYVAHSEAHYAGNLVDGAFGLKLFGDAGTHLAITVDGHESLFAGYASVEFLAPVRGGDVIEVEARLASKGRRSRTVDFELRVICRSVDDSGRAEVLAEPIVATRARGTAVVPADAATTAP; encoded by the coding sequence GTGAAGGTCGTGCACCGGCGCTACGTCGCCCACTCGGAGGCGCACTACGCGGGGAACCTGGTCGACGGGGCCTTCGGGTTGAAGCTCTTCGGAGACGCCGGAACGCATCTGGCGATCACCGTCGACGGCCACGAGAGCCTGTTCGCCGGGTATGCCTCGGTCGAGTTCCTCGCCCCGGTCCGTGGCGGCGACGTCATCGAAGTGGAGGCGCGCCTGGCGTCGAAGGGAAGGCGCAGCCGGACCGTCGACTTCGAGCTGCGGGTCATCTGCCGATCCGTCGACGACAGCGGCCGGGCCGAGGTGCTCGCCGAACCCATCGTGGCCACCCGGGCGCGAGGGACGGCCGTCGTGCCGGCCGACGCCGCAACGACAGCACCGTGA
- a CDS encoding NAD(P)/FAD-dependent oxidoreductase has translation MTETAPPTAPVVDLLCVGAGFSGLYAAYKAVEKGWTFAGFEVAPDVGGTWFWNTYPGARCDVESVYYSYSFSQELLQEWTWSERFAPQAEILSYINHVADRFDLRRYFSFNTRVMSATWLPDERLWEVTLDSGETRRGRHLLAASGGLSAPKDFDVPGLENFAGTTVSTSRWDLPLGDLAGKRVAVIGTGSSAVQCIPLIAEVAEHLTVFQRTPNYVFPARNAPLSVDYVEEIKSSYAAIREECRHSLGGIPDRIPDAAAFDVSDEERRERYERAYVRSGFNGVGGEFSDLLTDARANETAAEFVREKIRQIVHDPKTAAVLEPHFHPLGAKRSCFGTDYYETFNRPNVSVVSLRDEPIDTMTSDSIVTRASSYEVDAIVLAIGFDAFTGPLFALNVSTPEAGRLQDAWSDGVRTYLGVMAAGFPNFFMIAGPQSPALASNVVVTIEQAVDWITDLIGHAKAGGAEVIEPTVEAQDDWVKITEDTVNQTLYATADSWYRGSNVAGKPTTFLGYVGGVGKYRRMCTELAKRGYPGVELDGETVARRLGCINKEIA, from the coding sequence ATGACTGAGACCGCCCCACCCACCGCACCCGTCGTCGACCTCCTCTGTGTCGGTGCCGGATTTTCAGGCCTCTACGCGGCTTACAAGGCCGTCGAGAAAGGCTGGACATTCGCAGGATTCGAAGTCGCGCCCGATGTCGGCGGCACCTGGTTCTGGAACACGTACCCCGGCGCCCGGTGCGACGTCGAGAGCGTTTACTACTCCTACTCGTTCAGCCAGGAGCTTCTGCAGGAGTGGACGTGGAGCGAGCGCTTCGCTCCGCAGGCCGAGATCCTCAGCTACATCAATCACGTCGCGGACCGCTTCGACCTGCGCAGGTACTTCAGCTTCAACACCCGGGTGATGTCTGCGACCTGGCTCCCGGACGAGCGGCTCTGGGAGGTGACCCTCGACTCCGGCGAGACCCGGCGGGGCCGTCATCTGCTCGCCGCCTCGGGCGGTCTCTCGGCACCCAAGGACTTCGACGTGCCGGGCCTGGAGAACTTCGCCGGGACCACGGTCTCGACGAGCCGGTGGGACCTTCCACTGGGCGATCTGGCGGGCAAGCGTGTCGCCGTGATCGGTACCGGATCGTCCGCGGTGCAGTGCATTCCGCTCATCGCCGAGGTCGCCGAGCACCTCACCGTGTTCCAGCGCACCCCCAACTACGTGTTTCCCGCCCGGAACGCCCCGCTGTCGGTGGACTACGTCGAAGAGATCAAGAGCAGCTACGCGGCGATCCGCGAGGAGTGCCGCCACTCGCTCGGTGGCATCCCGGACCGCATCCCGGACGCCGCCGCGTTCGATGTCTCCGATGAGGAGCGGCGTGAGCGCTATGAGCGGGCCTATGTGCGCAGCGGATTCAACGGCGTCGGTGGCGAGTTCTCCGATCTGCTGACGGATGCGAGGGCCAACGAGACCGCGGCGGAGTTCGTGCGCGAGAAGATTCGCCAGATCGTCCACGACCCGAAGACCGCCGCCGTCCTCGAGCCCCACTTCCACCCGCTCGGCGCCAAGCGCAGCTGCTTCGGCACCGACTACTACGAGACCTTCAACCGCCCCAATGTCTCGGTGGTTTCCCTGCGTGACGAGCCGATCGACACCATGACGAGCGACAGCATCGTCACGAGGGCCAGCTCCTACGAGGTCGACGCCATCGTGCTGGCGATCGGATTCGACGCCTTCACCGGCCCGCTGTTCGCACTGAACGTCTCCACTCCGGAGGCCGGCAGGCTGCAGGACGCGTGGAGCGACGGGGTCCGGACGTACCTGGGCGTCATGGCCGCCGGATTCCCGAACTTCTTCATGATCGCCGGACCGCAGAGCCCCGCGCTCGCGAGCAATGTCGTGGTCACGATCGAGCAGGCCGTCGACTGGATCACCGATCTGATCGGGCACGCGAAGGCCGGCGGCGCCGAGGTCATCGAGCCGACGGTAGAGGCTCAGGACGACTGGGTGAAGATCACTGAGGACACGGTCAACCAGACTCTCTACGCGACCGCCGATTCCTGGTACCGGGGTTCGAACGTGGCCGGCAAGCCGACGACCTTCCTCGGCTATGTGGGCGGAGTCGGCAAGTACCGCCGGATGTGTACCGAACTCGCCAAGCGCGGCTACCCGGGCGTCGAGCTCGACGGCGAGACCGTTGCTCGCCGCCTCGGCTGTATCAACAAGGAGATCGCGTGA
- a CDS encoding alpha/beta hydrolase, protein MKPPCWEQLDPDAQSVARFIAATLEKPVRELGAEAARKLLATSPAEQPITPLDRIEHLSLSVRSGELRARLYHPDGPPASAGPRPALVYLHGGGFVLGTLDGVDEVCRAIAARSGWAVFSLEYRLAPENPYPAALDDCFDAFAWLRRSAPRFGIDPHTIAVGGDSAGGSLAAALCLKLRDLGLARPVSQVLVYPAVDDTFATPSWTEFADAPLLTSADARWFWEQYLGPGHAGTVDHYAAPMHAASLRDLPPALVLTAEVDPLRDDAEAYAERLRRDGVEVTVTRCAGVFHGFFTEVGVFARTDEAISQVARHLRAVAGA, encoded by the coding sequence GTGAAGCCCCCGTGCTGGGAGCAGCTGGATCCCGATGCGCAGTCCGTGGCGCGATTCATCGCCGCAACCCTCGAGAAACCCGTACGCGAACTGGGTGCGGAAGCGGCACGGAAGCTCCTGGCGACGTCGCCGGCGGAGCAGCCCATCACCCCTCTCGACCGGATCGAACACCTTTCTCTTTCTGTCCGCTCCGGCGAGCTCCGCGCACGCCTCTACCATCCGGACGGTCCACCGGCGTCCGCCGGACCGCGCCCGGCGCTGGTCTATCTGCACGGTGGCGGCTTTGTCCTCGGCACCCTCGACGGAGTGGACGAGGTCTGCCGCGCGATCGCCGCCCGCTCCGGGTGGGCGGTGTTCTCCCTGGAGTACCGACTCGCGCCCGAGAACCCCTATCCCGCAGCGCTCGACGACTGCTTCGACGCGTTCGCCTGGCTGCGCCGCTCGGCTCCGAGGTTCGGCATCGACCCGCACACGATCGCCGTCGGGGGAGACTCCGCCGGCGGCAGTCTGGCTGCCGCGTTGTGCCTCAAGCTCCGGGACCTGGGGCTCGCTCGGCCCGTGTCCCAAGTGCTCGTCTACCCCGCCGTCGACGACACGTTCGCCACCCCGTCCTGGACGGAGTTCGCCGACGCACCCCTATTGACCAGCGCGGATGCCCGCTGGTTCTGGGAGCAGTACCTCGGACCTGGCCACGCGGGAACGGTCGATCACTACGCGGCCCCCATGCACGCCGCATCATTGCGGGATCTCCCGCCGGCGCTCGTTCTCACCGCTGAGGTCGACCCGCTTCGCGACGACGCCGAGGCGTATGCCGAGAGGTTGCGGCGTGACGGAGTGGAGGTCACCGTGACCCGCTGTGCCGGCGTGTTCCACGGCTTCTTCACCGAAGTGGGCGTGTTCGCCAGGACGGACGAGGCGATCTCGCAGGTGGCGCGCCACCTGCGAGCCGTTGCCGGCGCCTGA
- a CDS encoding glutamine synthetase: protein MSELTQSVAGVDARDSRTRGVRLEATNHDGSFLGKTLAPKKFASGLNSGFAFADLLFGLDLGNAPAFGFAYPDWRGHLDDVYFRPDMSTLVEWEPGLDAVIGDYWLKDGTPVPICPRNLTKKMIGRLASLGFTATVAVEIEATVFEESVHEARARGYRDLTPLGGSAGTAYHLAKSKDWTGYMNAVADRLDAVGIEWEAWSDEDAAGQIEINLAPGDPITVCDAWARTRQIMREVAFDLGHTVTFMAKPTAGYGQASHINLSLQRDGVNAFYAEEGPSETMRHAVGGLLATIEGNTSIVLPQITSYRRLVDLSGPPVTVSWGISNKTTAVRAVCGHPSYSRLEYRLPGADANLYLALAGVLAGVIAGLERKIEPPEPVAEMAWCMPPGEITRLPDTITKAAAALEADPILRELFGSDFVDYWVGSRRWEWMQFHTAGGDPFTELSEWESARYFELP, encoded by the coding sequence ATGTCTGAACTCACCCAGTCTGTCGCGGGAGTTGACGCCCGCGATTCCAGGACTCGAGGCGTCCGGCTCGAGGCGACGAACCACGACGGCTCGTTCCTCGGCAAGACCCTGGCGCCGAAGAAGTTCGCCTCGGGCCTGAACTCGGGGTTCGCCTTCGCCGACCTTCTGTTCGGGCTCGACCTCGGCAACGCCCCAGCCTTCGGTTTCGCCTATCCCGACTGGCGCGGGCATCTGGACGACGTCTACTTCCGCCCCGACATGTCGACCCTGGTCGAGTGGGAGCCGGGTCTCGACGCCGTGATCGGCGACTACTGGCTGAAGGACGGCACGCCGGTCCCGATCTGTCCGCGCAACCTGACGAAGAAGATGATCGGCCGGCTCGCCTCGCTCGGCTTCACCGCGACCGTCGCCGTCGAGATCGAGGCGACCGTCTTCGAGGAGTCCGTCCACGAGGCGCGCGCACGGGGATACCGCGACCTGACTCCGCTCGGCGGGAGCGCGGGTACGGCCTATCACCTGGCGAAGTCGAAGGACTGGACCGGTTACATGAACGCCGTCGCCGACCGGCTCGACGCGGTCGGCATCGAGTGGGAGGCCTGGAGCGACGAGGACGCCGCCGGCCAGATCGAGATCAACCTGGCTCCCGGCGATCCGATCACGGTCTGTGACGCCTGGGCGCGGACCCGTCAGATCATGCGCGAGGTCGCGTTCGACCTCGGTCACACGGTCACCTTCATGGCCAAGCCCACCGCGGGCTACGGACAGGCTTCGCACATCAATCTGTCCCTCCAGCGCGACGGCGTCAATGCGTTCTACGCGGAGGAGGGACCGTCGGAGACGATGCGCCATGCCGTCGGCGGCCTGCTCGCGACGATCGAGGGCAACACCTCGATCGTGCTCCCGCAGATCACCTCGTACCGGCGCCTGGTGGACCTCAGCGGCCCGCCGGTCACCGTCAGCTGGGGCATCAGCAACAAGACCACTGCGGTCCGCGCGGTCTGCGGGCACCCCTCGTACTCCCGCCTCGAGTACCGGCTCCCGGGCGCGGACGCGAACCTGTACCTCGCGCTGGCCGGCGTGCTGGCCGGTGTGATCGCAGGACTGGAACGCAAGATCGAACCGCCGGAGCCGGTCGCCGAGATGGCGTGGTGCATGCCGCCCGGGGAGATCACCCGACTGCCGGACACCATCACGAAGGCCGCCGCCGCGCTCGAAGCGGATCCGATCCTCCGTGAACTCTTCGGCTCCGATTTCGTGGACTACTGGGTCGGATCGCGCCGGTGGGAGTGGATGCAGTTCCACACCGCGGGCGGTGATCCGTTCACCGAACTCTCCGAGTGGGAGTCCGCCCGATACTTCGAACTGCCGTGA